The Paenibacillus sp. RUD330 genome has a segment encoding these proteins:
- the fapR gene encoding transcription factor FapR, whose product MERLPKKQRHQQLLGLLDDNPFVTDRELTRLLRVSIQTIRLDRMELGIPELRERMKLMAERSYDAVRSLPLDEVIGEIVDLQLDKSGISLFEIGEEHSFSRTGIARGHHIFAQANSLAVAVINDEIALTATADIRFLRSVRLGEKCIAKAYVRSNTGQRSKAKVEVFSYVGDEMVFEGHFVIHRSGGEAAAPEGGE is encoded by the coding sequence ATCGAGCGCCTACCGAAGAAGCAGCGGCACCAGCAGCTGCTGGGCCTGTTGGACGACAACCCGTTCGTCACGGATCGGGAGCTGACAAGGCTGCTTAGAGTAAGCATACAGACGATCCGGCTGGACCGGATGGAGCTCGGCATTCCGGAGCTGCGCGAGCGGATGAAGCTGATGGCGGAGCGCTCCTACGATGCCGTGCGCTCGCTTCCGCTGGACGAGGTCATCGGCGAGATCGTGGACCTGCAGCTCGACAAAAGCGGGATTTCCCTGTTCGAAATCGGCGAGGAGCATTCGTTCTCGCGGACCGGCATTGCAAGGGGCCACCATATTTTCGCCCAGGCCAACTCTCTTGCCGTCGCCGTGATCAACGACGAGATCGCTTTGACGGCTACCGCCGACATCCGTTTCCTCCGGTCCGTCCGGCTGGGGGAGAAATGCATCGCCAAAGCGTACGTCCGCTCCAATACCGGGCAGCGGAGCAAGGCGAAGGTGGAGGTATTCTCCTATGTCGGAGACGAGATGGTGTTCGAAGGCCATTTCGTCATCCATCGTTCCGGGGGAGAGGCGGCCGCGCCAGAAGGAGGAGAATAG
- the rpmF gene encoding 50S ribosomal protein L32, with protein sequence MAVPQRRTSKTRRDKRRTHFKLAVPGMVKCEQCGELKLAHHVCKVCGYYKTKEVISQ encoded by the coding sequence ATGGCAGTACCACAACGTAGAACGTCCAAAACCCGCCGCGACAAACGCCGCACGCACTTCAAGCTTGCAGTGCCGGGCATGGTGAAATGCGAGCAGTGCGGAGAGCTCAAGCTGGCTCACCATGTTTGCAAAGTATGCGGATACTACAAAACCAAAGAGGTTATTTCCCAGTAG
- a CDS encoding DUF177 domain-containing protein: protein MEFRVMEVVSKGVEHSFNEELDMQELLGDRKDVLSASPLRASLAVRPFDGTAQVSGELSADFKMACSRCLEPAEEHIVIPIEERFAHVSAVKDMNEDEDLIIVDEDKVDLKPYVEGTMLLYLPMSPLCSDDCKGLCPDCGINLNEQSCGCSQDRIDPRFEALKKLLE from the coding sequence ATGGAATTTCGTGTTATGGAAGTTGTTTCCAAAGGGGTCGAGCACAGCTTCAACGAAGAGCTGGACATGCAGGAGCTTTTGGGCGACCGCAAGGACGTCCTGTCCGCTAGTCCGCTTCGCGCCAGCCTTGCCGTACGTCCTTTTGACGGGACCGCGCAGGTAAGCGGAGAGCTTAGCGCCGATTTCAAAATGGCTTGTTCCCGATGTCTGGAGCCGGCCGAGGAGCATATCGTCATTCCGATCGAAGAACGGTTTGCCCATGTTTCCGCGGTGAAGGACATGAACGAGGACGAAGATCTGATCATCGTGGACGAGGACAAGGTCGACCTGAAGCCTTATGTCGAGGGCACCATGCTTCTCTATCTTCCGATGTCTCCGCTATGCAGCGACGACTGCAAGGGGCTTTGTCCGGATTGCGGGATCAATCTCAACGAGCAATCATGCGGCTGTTCCCAGGATAGGATCGATCCGAGGTTCGAGGCGCTTAAGAAGCTTCTGGAGTAG
- a CDS encoding nucleotidyltransferase: MRTAGLIVEYNPFHNGHAYHLQKSVEAAGADAVVAVMSGHFLQRGEPALMDKWARARTALLGGCDLVLELPLAYSVQPAEWFAHGAVAVLESTGVVDAFCFGSESGRLEPLSRAAGLLADEPAEFRALLRHRLGEGAPYPSAYSSALMDYMSLSGDAADLGLAPEELALPNQTLGLHYLIALRRLKGTMEPLTIRREGAGYHDPLAESGSIASATALRKMLSEGSSLSSLAPFVPPGTIEVLERQWRDGNAPRSWDDYFPQLLHRILTGTPASLAGILGMGEGLEHRLLASLRQLPSAGMEALLQAMKTKRYTRTRLQRALLGVLLDLRKDELSPERLSGGPGYIRVLGFTPKGRELLARMRRSASAPVLLSAARAPQGLSMLELDVRATAVYASAGRGGTAPPGPKELFRDYYEPPVRLE; this comes from the coding sequence ATGCGCACAGCTGGTCTTATCGTCGAGTATAACCCTTTTCACAACGGCCATGCCTATCATTTGCAAAAATCCGTAGAGGCCGCGGGCGCCGATGCCGTCGTCGCCGTCATGAGCGGCCATTTCCTGCAGCGCGGCGAGCCCGCGCTCATGGACAAGTGGGCTCGGGCCCGCACCGCTCTGCTCGGAGGCTGCGACCTCGTGCTGGAGCTTCCGCTCGCCTACTCCGTGCAGCCTGCCGAATGGTTCGCGCACGGCGCCGTCGCGGTGCTGGAGTCGACCGGCGTCGTCGACGCGTTCTGCTTCGGCAGCGAGAGCGGAAGGCTGGAGCCGCTGAGCCGCGCAGCCGGCCTGCTGGCGGACGAGCCGGCCGAATTCCGCGCCCTGCTGCGCCATCGCCTCGGAGAAGGCGCGCCCTATCCATCCGCGTATTCATCGGCCCTGATGGACTATATGTCCCTGTCCGGAGACGCCGCCGATCTGGGACTGGCTCCGGAGGAGCTTGCGCTTCCGAACCAGACGCTCGGCCTTCACTACCTCATCGCCTTGCGGCGGCTCAAGGGAACGATGGAGCCGCTCACGATCCGCCGCGAAGGAGCCGGCTACCACGATCCGCTGGCGGAATCCGGCTCCATCGCAAGCGCGACCGCCCTCAGAAAAATGCTCTCCGAAGGAAGCAGCCTCTCTTCGCTTGCTCCGTTCGTGCCTCCCGGCACGATCGAGGTGCTGGAGCGCCAGTGGCGGGACGGCAACGCTCCGCGCTCCTGGGACGATTATTTCCCCCAGCTGCTGCACCGGATCCTGACCGGCACGCCGGCTTCGCTCGCAGGCATCCTCGGCATGGGCGAAGGACTGGAGCATCGCCTGCTGGCAAGCCTTCGGCAGCTGCCCTCAGCCGGCATGGAGGCGCTGCTGCAGGCGATGAAAACGAAGCGCTACACGAGAACCAGGCTCCAGCGCGCCCTGCTCGGCGTGCTGCTGGACCTGCGCAAGGACGAGCTGTCTCCCGAGCGGCTGAGCGGAGGACCCGGCTACATCCGCGTGCTCGGCTTCACCCCAAAAGGACGGGAGCTGCTGGCGCGGATGCGGCGCTCCGCTTCGGCGCCCGTTCTGCTCAGCGCCGCGAGAGCTCCGCAGGGGCTCTCCATGCTGGAGCTGGACGTGCGGGCGACAGCCGTGTACGCGTCCGCCGGCCGCGGCGGAACGGCCCCGCCCGGGCCGAAAGAGCTGTTCCGCGACTATTACGAGCCTCCCGTCCGCCTGGAGTGA
- a CDS encoding S16 family serine protease, with product MRFNPARLPAAGSRRRTGAARRLLPFAALGAVLLLCAVPRPYYIVKPGFALDAAELLPPGQPESGQGSWLYTAIRVDDASAAEAAAAWLIQGRQVMEKRALLKGESEADYMAGMKRVMEASQADAAEAAYRLSGASYLPVPEKVVVLEGGRLGKGAELVAGDLVMSCAGNPVESLSALASCLDARAAAGGGAGLELTRGSRTIAVQVEMSRDQLSAHAEGLRRTASGREPAAGSEAEKAPAANAAGAPAWGELRVIRDGQTGLPLEWKEASAGGPSAGLMMALAVYDRLTAGDGTGGLKVAGTGTMSPDGSVGAVGGVAQKVAAAAAAGADLFLVPPQERREAEASAQRLRTPMKIAAAATLKAAAEAVAAQAAQRK from the coding sequence ATGCGTTTCAATCCAGCCCGCTTGCCGGCCGCCGGATCCCGCCGTCGAACGGGAGCCGCCCGCAGGCTGCTTCCGTTTGCCGCTTTAGGGGCGGTCCTGCTTCTTTGCGCCGTGCCGCGTCCCTATTACATCGTGAAGCCGGGCTTTGCGCTGGATGCGGCCGAGCTGCTCCCGCCGGGCCAGCCGGAGAGCGGCCAGGGGAGCTGGCTGTATACGGCCATCCGGGTCGACGATGCCAGCGCCGCCGAAGCGGCGGCCGCATGGCTTATCCAAGGCCGTCAGGTGATGGAGAAGAGAGCTTTGCTGAAGGGCGAGTCGGAGGCCGACTACATGGCCGGCATGAAACGGGTCATGGAAGCGTCCCAAGCCGATGCCGCGGAGGCTGCCTACCGGCTGTCCGGGGCTTCTTATCTCCCCGTTCCGGAGAAGGTCGTCGTTCTCGAAGGGGGGCGCTTGGGAAAAGGAGCCGAGCTCGTCGCGGGCGATCTCGTCATGAGCTGCGCCGGAAATCCCGTCGAATCCCTGTCGGCTCTGGCGTCTTGCCTGGACGCCAGAGCCGCCGCTGGCGGAGGCGCCGGCTTGGAGCTGACGCGCGGTTCGCGGACGATCGCCGTACAGGTCGAGATGAGCCGGGATCAGCTGAGCGCGCATGCCGAAGGGCTTCGGAGAACGGCTTCCGGCAGGGAGCCGGCAGCCGGGTCGGAAGCCGAAAAAGCGCCCGCCGCAAATGCGGCGGGCGCTCCGGCATGGGGAGAGCTGCGAGTCATCCGAGACGGGCAGACCGGACTCCCGCTGGAATGGAAGGAAGCCTCCGCCGGCGGACCGTCGGCGGGATTGATGATGGCGCTGGCCGTGTACGATCGCCTGACGGCGGGAGACGGCACCGGCGGCCTGAAGGTTGCCGGTACCGGAACGATGTCGCCGGACGGCTCCGTCGGAGCTGTCGGCGGCGTCGCCCAGAAGGTCGCAGCCGCAGCGGCTGCCGGAGCCGATCTGTTCCTCGTCCCTCCGCAGGAGAGGCGGGAGGCGGAGGCGTCGGCGCAGCGGCTGCGAACGCCGATGAAGATCGCCGCGGCCGCGACGCTGAAGGCTGCGGCGGAGGCTGTCGCCGCGCAGGCGGCGCAGCGGAAGTAG
- the coaD gene encoding pantetheine-phosphate adenylyltransferase: MGTNSGGTQDGLKDEDGLILSGRVAVYPGSFDPVTCGHLDIIQRAARQFDTVIVAVLNNTSKNPLFSVEERLELLAEITRDIPNVEIDSFRDLTVRFMRSRGARTIVRGIRSVTDFEYELQLASMNHQLDGDIETIFMMTNPKYSYLSSSIVKEIARFHGSVKDLVPPEVERELERKYADRQP, translated from the coding sequence ATGGGAACTAATTCGGGCGGCACACAGGACGGCTTGAAGGATGAGGACGGATTGATCCTGAGCGGCAGGGTGGCTGTCTACCCGGGAAGCTTCGACCCTGTCACTTGCGGGCATCTCGACATCATCCAGCGGGCGGCCAGGCAATTCGATACGGTGATCGTGGCCGTTCTGAACAACACGAGCAAAAACCCGCTGTTCTCCGTCGAGGAGCGTCTGGAGCTGCTGGCGGAGATCACGCGGGACATCCCCAACGTGGAGATCGACAGCTTCCGCGACCTGACGGTCCGCTTCATGCGCTCGCGCGGAGCGCGCACGATCGTGCGGGGCATCCGGTCGGTGACGGATTTCGAATACGAGCTGCAGCTGGCGTCGATGAACCATCAGCTTGACGGCGACATCGAGACGATCTTCATGATGACGAATCCCAAATACTCCTACCTCAGCTCCAGCATCGTCAAGGAGATCGCCCGCTTTCATGGAAGCGTCAAGGATCTCGTTCCGCCGGAAGTCGAGAGGGAGCTTGAACGCAAATACGCAGACCGGCAGCCTTGA
- the rsmD gene encoding 16S rRNA (guanine(966)-N(2))-methyltransferase RsmD — protein sequence MRVIAGEAKGRPLKAVPGMNTRPTTDKVKEAVFSMIGPYFEGGWALDLFAGTGGLGIEALSRGMEKAVFVDQDRTSIAVVKANVEAAGMSGRAEIYTNDAGRAVKALAKRGISFAAVFLDPPYRLTHMDAQIMELLERRLLADDAVIVVEHDAGRAYPEVIGGCEQTRRVQYGETAVTVYRYRPQQTEVADADGN from the coding sequence ATGAGAGTAATCGCGGGCGAGGCCAAGGGCAGGCCGCTGAAGGCGGTGCCGGGCATGAATACGCGTCCGACGACCGACAAGGTGAAGGAAGCCGTGTTCAGCATGATCGGCCCTTATTTTGAAGGGGGATGGGCGCTGGACCTGTTCGCCGGCACGGGAGGCCTCGGCATCGAGGCGCTGAGCCGCGGCATGGAGAAGGCGGTCTTCGTCGACCAGGACCGGACGAGCATTGCGGTCGTCAAGGCCAATGTGGAGGCGGCAGGCATGTCCGGACGCGCCGAAATATATACGAACGACGCCGGAAGGGCGGTCAAGGCGCTCGCGAAGCGGGGAATATCGTTCGCGGCCGTATTCCTTGATCCGCCCTATCGGCTGACCCATATGGATGCGCAGATCATGGAGCTGCTGGAGCGCCGGCTGCTCGCTGACGATGCGGTGATTGTGGTGGAGCATGACGCAGGGCGCGCATACCCCGAAGTCATCGGCGGCTGCGAGCAGACGAGAAGAGTGCAATATGGCGAGACGGCCGTGACCGTATATCGGTATCGGCCTCAACAGACGGAGGTTGCGGATGCAGATGGGAACTAA